From Salmo salar chromosome ssa09, Ssal_v3.1, whole genome shotgun sequence:
atttttggggggggggctgatattagagaacaggtccacatatgttatttttttggggggggctgatattagagaacaggtccacatatgttattttggggggggggggctgatattagagaacaggtccacatatgttatttttgggggggctgatattagagaacaggtccacatatgttatttttggggggggctgatattagagaacaggtccacatatgttatttttttggggggggggctgatattagagaacaggtccacatgtgttattttttggggggggctgatattagagaacaggtccacatgttattttattttttggggggggtgatattagagaacaggtccacatatgttatttttggggggggctgatattagagaacaggtccacatatgttattttttggggggggctgatattagagaacaggtccacatatgttatttttggggggggctgatattagagaacaggtccacatatgttattttttttgggggggctgatattagagaacaggtccacatatgttattttttttgggggggggctgatattagagaacaggtccacatatgtttttttggggggctgaattagagaacaggtccacatatgttattttgggggggctgatattagagaataggtccacatatgttattttgggggggctgatattagagaacaggtccacatatgttatttttttggggggggctgatattagagaacaggtccacatatgttattttttgggggggggctgatattagagaacaggtccacatgtgttattttggggggggggctgatattagagaacaggtccacatgttatttttttttgggggggtgatattagagaacaggtccacatacgTGCAGACTCTCATTTCACAATGGCTTAATTGATGAGCACATGAGTAATATGGTTCTTTGCCCAGTGTTTCAAATATGGTCCTAGGGGATCTACAGGGTTTGCCAACTTTTGTTACAATGTCAGGTGAATTAGGGGTGCTGGGCAGGAACAAGAGcctggggtccccaggaccagaatTGAGGCCTGCATACATGTAATCCCTACTTTTTATTTAGGTTAAAAGAGCCCATTGTCATCAGTTGGAGATTTTCTCACCattgccccaccaccacactacaaagCAGCTGGTGTAAAAGTGGGATAGTGCAGTTGTGTACCCCTTCGATTGTATGGCAATATGCATCACGCCCTTCCCTCCAACTGCTAGACATAACCTGGAGCTGAAGAGACGCTGACAGTTacgtgaaaaataaataaataatacaaactgGGGTGCTTTTTGTCGCAGATGCTGCGGTCTGtttttgttaagaagaaataTTGCGATTGGAATATGAACACCGAAAAGACACATTGATATCATCGGGGATATCATCGACTCGAGTGACCTGGATGTGAAATCCAAATAGGCCGTATATTGGTCTATTATTTTGACAGCACAGGATCAGAAAAAAATCAATCGCGAAAGCGAGAGGGCGACAGGAGTTGCTAGTTAGCACATCGTCAGGACTTGAGTCCATCGTTTGTTACAATCGGCATTGCGAGACTAATGGTTGACATGGTCAGGCGTGCAATGTCAGCCAGtcagcttgctagctaaccagcAAGCTGGAATGGAAAATAAGAACTGTCATGATTTTAGTCAAGTACTGTCATGattttagccagttagctagcttaCCTGACTAATGGGTAGAAGAGAGCTAGCTAGCCATGTATTTCAAACGGTACATACTCATAGCTTCTCGCTAATAACGTTAGCTACTTTGCTAGTTACCAGTTTTATCCCGTAGAATATTGCTAGCctgcgattattattatttttttgtgcaCGTGTGCTTCCACGTTTCTTATCGCTGGAAATCACAAGTTTGCTGCTGAGACGTGAAACACTGAAAGCTGGCTAGCAAGTTGCTAGGTAACATCATTAGCTTGCTAGCAGCTAGCTACCGATAAACAATGGCTCAAGAGGCGTTTCCTTTACATTTTCTGGTTTGGAACAACCAATACATTGAGCTTGAACGGGAACTACAGCAAAACGAGGTAGGTCAACCGGGGGTAGCAACATCACTTTCTTTTCTTTTTGTTCAACCATGAATGTTTTGATTTGAACAGCTGCGCGTACCGTTGCCGCACCGCTGAGAGGCGTGCCCAGCTTTCATGACCCACCAGGGCTGTTTTTCCACAGGAGAATGTGGAGCGTTTAGACCCGCGGGGGCGCACCCCGCTAGAGCTGGCGGTGTGTCTGGGCCACCTTGAATCCACCCGTGTGCTGCTCAGACACTGCGCAGACCCGACGCACTGCAACGCGCAGAATTGGACTAGTGAGTGTATAAACTGAGGAATGACTGGGAAGAATAGTGTTCTCCATAAACAAAGCAGGGTCATTTATATTGCAGTCTGTTTGAAGGATAGCTATGTGGGTTAATGTCGTGTGTCTGTGGGGTCGTTCCATTTGAATTGAATTACGTTTTGACCGCACACCTTTTGGTTTGAACGAAACTTTCTATACATATTTATATTTGCCCATGGTAGAAGttgtcagaaagtgactttttggacctgaatgccaaaacattcaggagataaaggTTTTCAAAGGGCGTTTAGCTGCCCTACTCTCCTTGAAGCCTATGGTACCACAAAGATCAttggaggtccacacatcagataATGTTGACTTGAATTAGAATATAATACTGTCGTTCTTCCATAGGAAATCTATTgaaatatagataatagaatagaCATTCCCATTTAAGATGACATACAACTGTAGGTGAACCAGCAGCCATTTTTGTGTAAGTAATTGGAAGTTAAAATGTCAATTCAATTAACATTTCAATGGTGTACCAGCTACattgcagtggtctgaagggataCTGTAAGTCCATTCTATGAAATATATTTCTATGCTTTGAAATACGCTGTCTTAACTGAGGGCGGGCACAACACAAACACCACAGATTATGTAGATGAGGTTCTTAATACCCTCATTGAAAACCAGGCTTCCCTACATGTGAAGTCCATGGTAGAAAATTTGCTAAATAGGGGTAGGAGCCCGCTGTAAATCAGTGACACCTCGCAACACGTCAAACCAATCAAATGCCTTGCTTGGGTGGAGCTGGTGTAACAAGCtaaaggaggatgggctcattaatggctggaatggaattaatggaacagagtcaaacgtggattccatgtgtttgataccgttccattccagccattacaatgagcctgtcctcctatagctcctcccaccagcctccactggggaCAGTGCATGAGAGTGGCTGGGAAATCGCTTATTTTAAAACCTATTCAAAATATGTCGATTTTTGTGCATAGAGCACACTTCTGGCAAAACATAATTCATTTTTTCCTCCAGGTTTTCTTCCATAAAATGTGTCCTACCGGGTCTGAAAAAAGGGATGAACTCATAGCACCAATGGGCATGTTGGGGAGGGTTGTTGAAATGTAACATCCAATAAAAATCAGCGGTCCATTCAAACCATTTTGGCCAATACAAAATTCTCCAGAACGCCAAGGGAGGTATGACAACGAACTGATTTTGAAGGTATGGCTACTTGAAGTTCACCCATTAAAGGTccaatttttattttaaaaaatgcttTTCAATAAATTAtcaaatagtttgacaaccctgtttgtaaccTTTTTTAAATGATTTCAAACTCAACCGTTAATATTGTGAAGAAGACTTGGATGTCTCATGGTgttgtggggtatgcaaaatgggtcaactctGAACACCTcttgcccttgaatgttttgtcaTTTGGGTACAAAAGTTACTTTCCGACCATTTCTATCATGCCTAAGTGTGTATGGAAAAtgttgttcaaatcaaaaggggtgcggtcaaaaagtgattgaaatcaaatGCAATGATCCTATGTCCAGTTTTGCAGGAGGCAGTGAGCACAGGGGACCCCGAGCTTTGTCAGCTGGTGCTGCAGTACAGGGACTTCAAGCGAGCCACAGAGAGACTGGCTGGCATCCCAGAACTGCTCAGCAAGCTAAGACAGGTAAGACCGGTAGCGTAGCGGTTAAGCGCGttggggccagtaactgaaaggttgctggtttgaataccagAGCTGACTAAGGGAAAAATCTGTCGGTGCCCTTATTGCtcatgtaagtcactctggataaaagtgtctgctaaatgactaaaatgtaaatgtaacacacCGAAagtttgctagatcgaatccccgagctgacaagataaaaatctgtcgttctgaccctgaacaaggcagttaacccactgttcctaggccatcattgtaaataagaatttgttcataactgacttgcctatttaaataaaggtaaaataaataaataaaaaacactttGCAGTCTTCAATTCATCCACATATAACACATAAAGGTAACACACCTGTCAATCAGATACACCATTGCACAGATACCTGAAACACACTCCCCTCTTTCAGGCCCGGGATTTTTACGTGGAGATGAAATGGGAGTTCACCAGTTGGGGTGAGTTTCCGATGTTCTCCCAGTGGTCGGTTTCAGCACCACACAGATGATAAGCTCCCAATTTTACTGTCACTGTGATGCGCCGAAGTGTTTACAGTGGTGTTAATGCCACAAATTCTCTGTCCCCCtatacatctccctccctccgttcctCGCTCAGTACCCCTGGTCTCCAAGGTGTGTCCCAGTGACGTGTACCGCGTGTGGAAGAGAGGCTCGTGCCTGCGGGTGGACACCACTCTGCTGGGCTTCGAGCACATGACCTGGCTCAAGGGCCGTCGCAGCTACATCTTTAAGGGCGAAGGTATGCCACTGGTGATATGGCTAGTTATTCCACGCTGCGTTTCATCTGTTGCATTTCTGTTTTGGGATGTGCGGTAGCCTCATGGTGGTTTGTGTTGTTTCCATAGCCACCAGTTGAATGGTGATAAGTGTGTTTTGTCTCCATGGGAATTTGTGTGTTGTTTCCATAGAGAATGGTGCCATGGTGATGGAGGTGGACCATGACAAGCAGGTGGTGTACACCGAGCCGCTGTCTCTCTCCCCGCGGGATGCCCCATCTCTCCTTGCTGCCATGCTGCCCACCCAGGAGAACACCGCCCAGAGACTCACCTCCCCCATCGTCtccacacacctcaacacacgcAACATCGCCTTCGAGAGGTAGctacttctcacacacacacacacacacacacacacacacacacacacagccaacatACTCACCTACCTGGTCTCTCTCGTTATGCTTCTCTCCTGCTCTTTGCTGCACAGGAACAAGTCTGGCATTTGGGGCTGGCGCTCTGAGAAGAGTGAGGCAGTCAGCGGCTACGAAGCAAAGGTGAGCCCAGAGACCCTATTGGACTTTAATAATGCTTCTCATAAAAAAGTGTTTGTTggcatttaaaatatttttttattttgtttgtttcaGGTATACAGCGCCACTAATGTGGAGTTGGTGACTCGGTCAAGAACAGAGCACCTGTCGGACCAGGACAAGTCGAAGAGCAaaggtacacactcacacacacagaacactgtgTTTAATTTGTTCATAGTATACATACACCCACACTTTGGTTctacccctcctgtcctcccaggCACCAAGACTCCTCTTCAGTCCTTCCTGGGGATAGCTGAGCAGCATACCGCTCATAATGGGGTGAGTTTCACAAAGAGACACCTTGAGGTGATGGTGTATGTGGTGGATAGGTGCTTTGATGGACTGACAGGTGGACGTGCTAattggtgtgtctgtctctcccccagaGTAATGTGTGTCAGTATGCCAGCCCCCATAACCCCACAGCCATCACAGCTGAGGAATACTTTGACCCAGAGTTCCAACTCAACGAACGAGACATCGGACGCCCCGTGGAGCTCACCAGCAAGGTCCAGAGGTACCACTGTTGCCGTGGCAACAGAGAACCGGGATAACCATAGCAAACGCACAGTCAAGCACAATATCCCCACCATGTTTAATgcaagtgtctctctctctcgctctctctctttctctaggttTAAGGCCCATCTGTGGTTGAGTGAGGCTCACCCTCTGTCATTGGCTGAGCAGGTCACGCCCATCATTGACCTCATGGCCATCTCTAACGCCCACTTTGCCAAACTACGTGATTTCATCACCCTGAGCCTGCCCCCTGGCTTCCCTGTCAAAATAGGTGAGGCTTAATCCCTAAACTGACCCCTAGGCCATACCTCCTAGGCTGGGGTCAGGATCTGAA
This genomic window contains:
- the LOC106611792 gene encoding ankyrin repeat domain-containing protein 13D isoform X2, whose product is MAQEAFPLHFLVWNNQYIELERELQQNEENVERLDPRGRTPLELAVCLGHLESTRVLLRHCADPTHCNAQNWTILQEAVSTGDPELCQLVLQYRDFKRATERLAGIPELLSKLRQARDFYVEMKWEFTSWVPLVSKVCPSDVYRVWKRGSCLRVDTTLLGFEHMTWLKGRRSYIFKGEENGAMVMEVDHDKQVVYTEPLSLSPRDAPSLLAAMLPTQENTAQRLTSPIVSTHLNTRNIAFERNKSGIWGWRSEKSEAVSGYEAKVYSATNVELVTRSRTEHLSDQDKSKSKGTKTPLQSFLGIAEQHTAHNGSNVCQYASPHNPTAITAEEYFDPEFQLNERDIGRPVELTSKVQRFKAHLWLSEAHPLSLAEQVTPIIDLMAISNAHFAKLRDFITLSLPPGFPVKIEIPLFHVLNARVTFSNLCGCDEPVSSVTVHTPEEAPEAGQAPPPFHCEVDPSVFQPPPDYTTLGPGRSEPMRDEDDNLLQFAIQQSLLDAGTESDQVTIWEALTNSRPVSGHIQSPLYEDDSQLERAIQESLSISLAGGEEGDPASPLSVSPSDPGANSPPSYSSVAEPRMPGPFSVVNSFDEQLRIAMELSCREQEKMDRERQREAEELERILQLSLLEK
- the LOC106611792 gene encoding ankyrin repeat domain-containing protein 13D isoform X3, encoding MKWEFTSWVPLVSKVCPSDVYRVWKRGSCLRVDTTLLGFEHMTWLKGRRSYIFKGEENGAMVMEVDHDKQVVYTEPLSLSPRDAPSLLAAMLPTQENTAQRLTSPIVSTHLNTRNIAFERNKSGIWGWRSEKSEAVSGYEAKVYSATNVELVTRSRTEHLSDQDKSKSKGTHSHTQNTVFNLFIVYIHPHFGSTPPVLPGTKTPLQSFLGIAEQHTAHNGSNVCQYASPHNPTAITAEEYFDPEFQLNERDIGRPVELTSKVQRFKAHLWLSEAHPLSLAEQVTPIIDLMAISNAHFAKLRDFITLSLPPGFPVKIEIPLFHVLNARVTFSNLCGCDEPVSSVTVHTPEEAPEAGQAPPPFHCEVDPSVFQPPPDYTTLGPGRSEPMRDEDDNLLQFAIQQSLLDAGTESDQVTIWEALTNSRPVSGHIQSPLYEDDSQLERAIQESLSISLAGGEEGDPASPLSVSPSDPGANSPPSYSSVAEPRMPGPFSVVNSFDEQLRIAMELSCREQEKMDRERQREAEELERILQLSLLEK
- the LOC106611792 gene encoding ankyrin repeat domain-containing protein 13D isoform X1, which codes for MAQEAFPLHFLVWNNQYIELERELQQNEENVERLDPRGRTPLELAVCLGHLESTRVLLRHCADPTHCNAQNWTILQEAVSTGDPELCQLVLQYRDFKRATERLAGIPELLSKLRQARDFYVEMKWEFTSWVPLVSKVCPSDVYRVWKRGSCLRVDTTLLGFEHMTWLKGRRSYIFKGEENGAMVMEVDHDKQVVYTEPLSLSPRDAPSLLAAMLPTQENTAQRLTSPIVSTHLNTRNIAFERNKSGIWGWRSEKSEAVSGYEAKVYSATNVELVTRSRTEHLSDQDKSKSKGTHSHTQNTVFNLFIVYIHPHFGSTPPVLPGTKTPLQSFLGIAEQHTAHNGSNVCQYASPHNPTAITAEEYFDPEFQLNERDIGRPVELTSKVQRFKAHLWLSEAHPLSLAEQVTPIIDLMAISNAHFAKLRDFITLSLPPGFPVKIEIPLFHVLNARVTFSNLCGCDEPVSSVTVHTPEEAPEAGQAPPPFHCEVDPSVFQPPPDYTTLGPGRSEPMRDEDDNLLQFAIQQSLLDAGTESDQVTIWEALTNSRPVSGHIQSPLYEDDSQLERAIQESLSISLAGGEEGDPASPLSVSPSDPGANSPPSYSSVAEPRMPGPFSVVNSFDEQLRIAMELSCREQEKMDRERQREAEELERILQLSLLEK